The Streptomyces noursei ATCC 11455 sequence GTCTCCCTGGAGATCGAGCGCGGCGAGTTCGTCTTCCTGGTGGGTTCCTCGGGCTCCGGTAAGTCCACCTTCCTGCGGCTGCTCCTGCGTGAGGAGCGCGCCAGCCATGGCGCCGTGCACGTACTGGGGAAGGATCTGGCCAAGCTGTCCAACTGGAAGGTGCCGCAGATGCGCCGCCAGGTGGGCACGGTCTTCCAGGACTTCCGGTTGCTCCCCAACAAGACTGTGGGGCAGAACGTCGCCTTCGCCCTGGAAGTCATCGGCAGGCCGCGCGGACAGATCCGCAAGACGGTGCCCGAAGTCCTCGAACTCGTCGGCCTCGGCGGCAAGGAGGACCGCATGCCGGGCGAGCTGTCCGGTGGTGAGCAGCAGCGCGTCGCCATCGCGCGGGCCTTCGTCAACCGGCCGTTGCTGCTCATCGCCGACGAGCCCACCGGCAACCTCGACCCGCAGACCTCCGTCGGCATCATGAAGCTGCTGGACCGGATCAACCGCACCGGGACGACGGTGGTCATGGCCACCCACGACCAGCAGATCGTCGACCAGATGCGCAAGCGGGTCATGGAACTCGAGAAGGGCCGGCTCGTACGCGACCAGTCGCGCGGCGTGTACGGCTACCAGCACTGAAAGGACGCCATGCGCGCCCAGTTCGTCCTGTCGGAGATCGGCGTCGGTCTCCGCCGAAATCTCACGATGACCTTCGCCGTCATCGTCTCGGTAGCCCTCTCGCTCGGCCTGTTCGGCGCCTCGCTGTTGATGCGCGACCAGGTCAACACGATGAAGGGGTACTGGTACGACAAGGTCAACGTCTCCATCTTCTTCTGCAACAAGAACGACGCCGAGACGGCCGCCAACTGCGCCAAGGGTGCGGCGACCCAGCAGCAGAAGGACGACATCCTGGCCGAGCTGCACCGGCTGCCGCTGGTGCAGAACGTGGAGCACGAGACCAGCGACCAGGCGTACAAGCACTACAAGGAGCAGTTCGGCGACACGCCCGTGGCCGGTCTGGTCACGCCCGACCAGCTGCCGGAGTCCTTCCGGGTCAAGCTCAAGGATCCGACCAAGTTCGACGTGATCAAGTCGGCGTTCTCCGAGCGCCCCGGCGTCGAGCAGGTCCAGGACCAACGGGACACCGTCGAACCGCTGTTCCGTCTCCTGGACGGCATGCGGTACGCGGCCCTGGGCGTCATGGGTCTGATGCTGGTGGTGGCGCTGATGCTGATCGTCAACACCGTGCGGGTCTCCGCGTTCAGCCGCCGCCGGGAGACCGGCATCATGCGGCTGGTCGGCGCCTCCAGCTTCTACATCCAGCTGCCGTTCATCATGGAGGCCGCGATCGCCGGCCTCATCGGTGCCGTGTTCGCCTGCGTCCTGCTCGTCGGCGGCAAGTACTTCATGATCAACCAGTGGCTGGCGAAGCAGATCCAGGTGGTCAACTTCATCGGCTGGGACGCCGTCCTGGCGGTGCTTCCGCTGGTCCTGCTCATCGGGTTGCTGATGCCCGCGCTCGCCGCGTTCTTCGCGCTGCGCAAGTACCTCAAGGTGTGAGCTTCGCCAAGGGCGCCGTACGGTCAACTCCCCGTACGGCGCCCTTTCGTCGCCTAGACTCACCGGCATGCTGGGCCCGTGTGGGTACGACCGGCCCCGCCGCATCCGCCGCGGGGCGGCCCTGACGTTGTTCCTCGCCGGGGTGCTCGCCGCGGGCGCGGCCACCGGCACCTGGGACGACGCCGGGGACGCCGCGGAGTCCGTCGCCCACGGCCGGCCCGCCGGGGACACGGCCGTCGACCGGCCCGCCGTCGAGCGGGCCGCACGGGCCGCGGCGCAGGCCGCCGGGGACGGCAAGTCCGGTGCGCAGGCCGCCGCGGACGTCGTCAGTCGCAGCGGCGACCGGTGGTCGGCGGTCTACACCGCCGGCGAATTCGAGGACTTCCAGGCCCAGTTGGACGGCACGTATGTCGGCGTCGGGCTGTGGGTGCGGGAGCAGGGCGGTGGCCGGATAACGGTGTCCCGGGTGCGGCCCGACGGGCCCGCCGCCCGCTCCGGCATCGCCGTCGGCGACCGCCTCGACGCGGTCGACGGCCGGCCCGCCCGGGGACGCCCGGTCACCGACGTCGTCGCCCGGCTGCGCGGCGACGGGCCCGGGGGCTCCGGTGCCCCCGGCACGTCCGTCCGGCTGGACCTCGGGCGCGGCGCCCGCCACTGGAGCGTGACCCTGCGCCGGACCCGCCTGCACACCCGGAACGTCACCGTGGACCGCCCGTACGGTGCCGACGGCCCGACCCGCATCAAGATCACCGCATTCGCCAAGGGCACCGGCGCCGCGGTCCGCCGCGCGGTGCGCGCCGCGGACCGGCGGGGCGGGCTGTTACTGGACCTGCGCGGCAATACCGGCGGCCTGGTCACCGAGGCGGTCGCCACCGCGTCGGTCTTCCTCGACGGCGGCCTGGTCGCCACCTACGACGTGGACGGCAGTCAGCGCGCCCTGTACGCCGAGCGCGCCGGGGACACCCGGATCCCGCTGGTCCTGCTGGTGGACGGCGGCACGATGAGCGCCGCGGAGCTGCTGTCCGGCGCGCTCCAGGACCGCGGCCGGGCGGTCGTGGTGGGCTCCCCGACGTTCGGCAAGGGGTCGGTGCAGATGCCCAGCGAGCTGCCGGACGGCTCGGTCGCGGAGCTGACCGTCGGCCACTACCGCACTCCGGCCGGCCGGGCCGTGGACGGCGCAGGCATCACCCCGGACCTGCTCGTCGAGGACCATGCCGAAAAACGGGCCCGCACAGTATTGAGTGGCCTCGGCACCGGTGCGTAGTGCGAAAATGGCCGCACTATGGCTACCAAGGGCAAGGGCAAGGACAAGAACGACGGGCGCAAGCTCGTCGCGCAGCACAAGAAGGCGCGGCACGACTACCACATTCTGGACACCTATGAGTGCGGTCTGGTGTTGACCGGCACCGAGGTGAAGTCGCTGCGCCAGGGCCGGGCGTCGCTCGTGGACGGATTCGTCCAGATCGACGGCGGGGAAGCCTGGCTGCACAACGTCCATATCCCCGAATACACGCAGGGCACCTGGACGAATCACAGCGCGCGGCGGAAGCGGAAGCTGCTGCTGCACCGCGTCGAGATCGACAAGTTGGAGGTCAAGTCCCAGGACTCGGGTCACACGATCGTGCCGCTGTCCCTGTACTTCAAGGACGGTCGGGCCAAGGTCGAGATCGCGCTGGCCAAGGGCAAGAAGGAGTGGGACAAGCGGCAGACGCTGCGCGAGCAGCAGGACCGCCGCGAGACGGATCGGGCGATCTCGGCGGCCCGACGCCGGCAGCGGGCCTGAGAAACCGGCGGCCGGGCCGGGGTCCGCGACGGCCGCCGGGAATATGCTGGCACTCGCGTGCGTTGGTCACGTACGATGGGGGCACACCCCGCGAGGGTGTGGCACCACCTTGAAAAGAAAACATGGGGATGATCGGTTTCGACAGCGGATGTCGAAGCAGGGGAAGCGAGTCGAGGAAGCGGCAATGATCTCGTTAACCATATGTCGCAACCAATAATCGCCAACACCAAGCGCGATTCCTTCGCCCTCGCTGCCTAAGTAGCGACTTGCGAAGTGTCAGCCCGGGGCTGTTCCCGACCCGGATCCTGGCATCAGCTAGGGGACTAAACCTTGATCCCGGTCACGGGGTGAAGAGGGAAATCAAACAGTGACTGAGCCCGTCGGAGACTTGTCCGCGTGATCTCCGGGGCCGAGAAAATCGCAGCGGACTGCACTCGGAGAAGCCCTGATTCCACACCGTTGGACGCGGGTTCGATTCCCGCCATCTCCACAATTCCCATGTGAATGAAGGCCCCGGCGTTCCGAAAGGAACACCGGGGCCTTCGTTTTTTTCGGCCCAGGGCCCGGGGGCCCGGCGGTCAGGCCGGGCGGGACCGCCGGGCGGTGGTTGCCGCGGCCGTCGCCGTCGCCGTCGCCGTCAGGGACAGGGCCGCCGCCGCGGCCGGTACGGCGTATCCGGCGGCGGGGAACGGCAGGTGCTCGGCGGTCCGGCCGCCGGTCGCCGAGCCGGCCGCGATGCCGGTCAGCAGCGCGGTCACCGCCAGCGTCAGCCCTTCGTTCAGCCGGCCCGCGGGGTGCGGGACTGGACCAGACCCATGCCGGTGACCATCGTCGGGGCGGTGGCCGTCCCGGCGATCAGCAGCGCGACGGCGAGCAGTACCGGGGCGCCGGACGCGGCGGCCAGCAGCGGCAGCGTCAGCAGCGCGGCCATCGCGGCGAGGCAGGCCAGAAAGCGCCGGCCGGGCCGGGCCGCCGGCGGCAGCAGGCCGAACAGCAGCCCGGCCGCGCCGGAACCGGCCGCCTGGCGGACCCCGCGCGGCCGTTGGTGGTGGACGTGGGGGCGCCGGTCGGGACCGCGTACCGGGTGCTGGCCGAGGCCCGGCGGCGGCTGCCGGACAGCTGCGAACTGGTCGCCCGCTTCCACAGCGGGCTGACCGGTGCCGCCGCGGCGTTGGCCGCCGGCCGACTGGACGTCTCCTTCGGGCGGTTCGCGGGGCTGTCGGCCCAGGTCCGGGCCGGGCTCGGCCATCAGCCGGTCCGGTTGGAGCCGATGGCGGTGCTGCTGCGCGCGGACCATCCGCTGGCCGGCGCCGGGTGCGTACCGCTGGGCGGCCTGGCCGGCGAGACCCTCTACGCGGCGGCCGGGAACCCCGACACCGCGGAGTGGACGGAGCTGGCGGAGCGGCTCTTCGCGGGGCGGGGGATCGCGATGGCGGAGCCGTTCCCGGAGATCGCGGGGGCGGAGGAGTTCGTCCGCGTGGTGCGCAAGCGGGGCTGGTCGGTGCTGGCGAGCGTGGAGTTCATCGAGGTGCCGGGGATGGTGCTGCGGCCGGTGGTCGATCCGGTGCCGCTGTCGCCGGTGGGGATGGTGTGGCGGCGGGGACTGCGGCATCCGGGGCTGGACGCGCTGCGCGCCGCCGCCCGGGAACTGGGCGCCCGGGAGGGCCGGCGGGCGCTCCCCGACGGCGACTGGTGGCTGCCGGAGGCGGACGTCGTGGCGATGGGTGTGGCCGCGGCGGGCGCTGAGGGGCCGTAGGATCCCGCGGGGTGCCGGGCGGACGACGGGCCGCGCGCGACCGCCACGTGATCGATGTCTCTTTACGTGATGCATATCCGTGTCCGGGCGCAGGCAACCAACGGCAGCGAAATTCCTTCCTTACGGAAAGACATCGCGTGCGAACGATGTGTGCGAACAGGACAAACGGATGGAACAAGGGGGGAGTCGTGCAGCGACGTTCCTTGCTCGCGACGACGATGGCCGCGCTCGCCTTGACCGTGACCGCCGGACTGACCGTGACCGGCTGCGGCTCGGGGCGGATGGCGGCGCTGCACGGTAACTGCAAGACCAAGGGCCTGAGCTGGAAGGTCACCGTCCTGAAGGCGGCGCCGCACAGCGCCCACCGCGAGGCCAAGTTGTCGGTCGTCAACAAGGGGTCACAGCCGTGCGTCTTCGACGGCTTCCCCACCTTCGCTGTCCACGTCGGCAAGGGGCCGGAGTCGGACGGCAAGGGGCAGGGCCGCACCATGCCGATAGACCTCCGGCGCGGTGGCATGGTCACCACTCACCTGCGCTACAAGGACCACGGGCCCGGTATGACGCCCGCCGACTGCCTGGTGAGCAACGACGAGGCGATCGTGGGCGCGCCCCGTGATCGCCATCAGAAGCTGATAAAGGTCCGGGACGAGAAGGGCAAGAAGACCCGGATGAACATCTGCGAGCAGACGATCTGGATGGGCCCGCCCATCGAGCAGAACGGCTGAACCGGCCGGTTGAACCGACCGACCGGTTGAACCGGCCGGCCGGGTGACTCGGCCGGGGCGATCGGCTGGTCCGTCGGGCCGGGTTCGTCGGGCCGGGTTCGTCGGCCGGGCGGACCGGTCGGGCCGACCGCCGGTGGGCCCGCGCCGGGCCGGGTCAGCCGCCTTCCACTGCCGGGGCGGAGATCCGGGCGGCGGGTGCCGGGGCTGCGTCGTGGTCCGGCGGTGCCGGCCGCGCCCGCAGCCAGAACTCGGCGGCCAGGGTCGGGTCCAGCGGCCGCAGCGCGCCGGTGTCCGGCTGGAGGGACGTCAGGACCGGGCGCAGTGCCTCCGGCCGGATCAGGCCCAGCGCCGCCAAGTGGGAGTCCTCGCACAGCGCGGCCAGTGCCCGGCGGTTCCGGCGCAGCCCGGCGTGCAGCTCGGCGCTGTGCGCGCGCCGACTGCCGCGGCCCAGGACCGGTCCGGGCACCAGGCCGCGCATCGCCGCGGCCAGCACGGGCTCGCCGCCGCCCGGCACGCGGTCCGCGAGCCGCACGGCCAGCGCCGCCTCGATCACCGCGTCGTCCAGGAACGGCGCCTCGTAGACCACACCGTGCGCCGAGGTCAGGGCGTCGATGCCGCGCACCCGCTCGCCGGCCCGTACCGCGGCGGCGGCCACCTCGTGCTGGGCGCGCAGCGGGTCGAGCGGCTCGGGTGCCGCGGCGGCGGCCTCGCGCAGCAGCCGGCGCACCGTGGCGACCGCGTCCGGATGGGCCCAGGGCGGCATCGCCGGGACGTCCTCCCAGTCCGTGCCGTCGGGCCGGCGGCGGGCGCCGGGGACGATCCGGTCGGCGCCGGTGGCCAGCCACCGGGGGTAGCAGCGGCCGCCGAGCAGGGTGCGCACGGTGGCCCGCAGCGTCCAGGGGGCGAGCCGCCGGGCCCGGCGGGCCAGTCGTAACGCCTCGCGGAAGTCGCCGCGGGCGAGGGAGTTGAGCGCCACCGGCCGGGGTGCGAAGAGCGCGTCGCCGCCGATGCCGGTCAGGTGCATCCGGGACCCGAACCTGGCGACCAGCCGCGCCTGGTGCAGCAGCCGGGCCGCGTCCCGTACGGCGGCCAGCGGGCCGGCCGGGTCGGTGTGCGCGGGCTGCGCGGGCGGGGTGTACCAGGTGGGGGCGTCGGTATACGGGAGGGAGAGGTGGCGGCCCTCCTGGCGGACCCGGCTGAGGCGGTAGGCGCTGTGCGCGCTCCACAGGGGGTCGTCGTCGGCCGGGTCGCGGCCCTCCCAGGCGGTGGTGATCAGCTCGGTGCTGTCACGGGCGGCCAGGAAACACAGGCTGGTGGAGTCCAGGGAGCCGGAGAGGTCGGCGCTGAGCGTGGCCCGGTGGGTCCGGGCGTGCACGGCCGCACTGAGGGCCTCCCGTACCGCCTCGGCGGCTTCCGGAAGCGGGAGGTCCGGCTCCGGCGGGTGCCACCAGCGGACCTCGCGGTACCGGCCGGCCGGGTCGTGCGCGGCGCAGTGGCCGGGCGGTACGGCGTGCACCGCGCGCCAGCAGGTGCGCAGTGCGAGGGGTAACGGGGCGCCGGGCGCGAGCAGACGGGCGGCGAGCGCCTCCTCGTCGACCGTGCCGGTGCGGGGCGCGCCGGGCAGTCCGGCGGCGGCCGCCGTGTGGGCCAGCGCGGCCAGGTCCTGGGGGCGGCTGCCCAGCACGGTGAGGCCGCCGAGGTCCGTGCGGTGCAGCCGGCGGACCGCGGAGAGGCTGCCCTGGGCGCGCACCTCGGCGCCCATGCAGGCCAACAGGAAGTAGCTGCCGGGGAGTTCGTGGCGGAGCTCCGCGAGGTCGTCGAGGCCGCGCAGCCGGGGCAGCAGCCGGGCCAGCGCGTCCGAGGTGGCCGAGGTCGTGCCGAGCAGCACCGCGCAGCGCGGGCCGACCCGGGCGGTCACCAGCTCCTCGCGCCGCCAGTGGCCGACGATCCAGGGGCGGCCGGAGAGGTGGGCGATGGTGCGGGTGGCCGAGGTCCGGGGCAGGCGGGCGGCGAGCCGGTCGGTGACGGGGTGGTCGGGGAACACCAGGAAATCCACGGGCGGTTACCGTTCCTTGGCCTCGGGGCGCAACGATCACTGCCGCCGCGTAGTGGGGGTCGTCGAGGAGTGGTGGGTCGGGCGACGGGAGGGCGGTGCCCTCGCGGAGCGGCGTCGTCGGGGGGCGAGCCCGGGCCCGTCCGGCCGCGGTCGGCCGGACCGGCCTCGGTGCTGCCGGGGCGGGGAGGTGCCCCGGCAGGGGGATCGCGCGGCGGGCGGGGGACGTCAGGAACCGTGCCGTCCGCCCGTGATCCGCTGCGGTGGTCGGTGCATGGCATCCCTTTCCTTCCGCTGCCCTGGGGAGCCCGGCATCCCTGCGGGGGTGGGTGTGGCGCCCTGGCAGGGGCGAACGGCCGTCGCCGGGCGGGAGGCGCCTCCCGCGGTCGGCGACGGTGCGTGGTGGGCTCATCACTCCGTGCGTCCGATAAGAAGGCTGGCAGTGTTCGGGGGCACGTGCCATTACCCCGTTCGGGTGAAGGCGGGGGCGCGTGGTGCACGGCGGCGCACCGTTCCCGCGCCGTACGCCGCGGATGTGCCGCGGCGGCTCACCACATGCATCCGCGCCGCGTGAGTGCAAGGTTTCGTGCAGGTCACGTGCTGCCACAGGGCGGTAACCCGCCGTCCCTAGCGTCGAGGACGGACCCGGTCCGCGGACCGAACCGAGCCTTGGAGGCGCCATGACGGCCGAGACCGCGGCAGCGACCGCGACAGCGACTGACGGCACCCGCAGTACGGGTGGCCGGGTGAGGAAGGGGCGGCGCTGGATCGAGCGCTGGGACCCGGAGGACGAGACGTTCTGGCGGGAGTCCGGGGAGCGGATCGCCCGGCGCAACCTGGTCCTGTCGGTGCTGACCGAGCACATCGGCTTCTCCGTGTGGAGCCTGTGGTCGGTGATGGTGCTGTTCATGGGCCCGGAGTACGGGATCGACCCGGCCGGGAAGTTCTTCCTGGTGGCGGTCCCCACGGCGGTGGGCGCGGTGCTGCGGGTGCCGTACACCTTCGCCGTGGCGCGGTTCGGCGGGCGCAACTGGACGGTCTTCAGCGCGCTGTTGCTGGTGGTGCCGACGGTCGCCGCGGCGGTGGTGATGGTGCCGGGCACGCCCTACGGGGTGTTCCTGGCGATGGCCGCGCTGGCCGGCGTCGGCGGCGGGAACTTCGCCTCGTCCATGACCAACATCAACGCCTTCTACCCGCTGCGGAAGAAGGGCTGGGCGCTGGGGCTGAACGCCGGCGGCGGCAACCTCGGGGTGCCGGTGGTGCAACTGCTGGGGCTGCTGGTGATCGGCACCGCGGGCGCCGCCCAGCCGCGGATCGTGCTGGCCGTGTACGTGCCGCTGATCGTGCTCGCGGCGGTGCTGGCCGCGCGGTTCATGGACAACCTCGCGCCGGTGGCCAACGACACCGGGGCGGCCGTGGCGGCGGCCCGGGAGCGGCACACCTGGGTGATGGCGCTGCTCTACGTCGGCACCTTCGGGTCGTTCATCGGCTACAGCTTCGCCTTCGGCCTCGTCCTGCAGAGCCAGTTCGCGCGCACGCCCCTCCAGGCGGCGTCGCTGACCTTCCTCGGGCCGCTGTTGGGGTCGCTGGCCCGGCCGGTCGGCGGGTGGCTGGCGGACCGCTACGGCGGCGCGCGGATCACCCTGGGGAACTTCGTGGCGATGGGCCTGGCCACCGGGGTGGTGCTGGCGGCCTCGGCGGTGCGCTCGCTGCCGCTCTTCCTCGCCGGGTTCACCGCGCTGTTCCTGCTGACGGGACTGGGCAACGGCGCCACCTACAAGATGATTCCGGGCATCTTCCTGGCCCGGGCGGTGCGCCGGGGGCTGGTCGGCGAGGCGGCCGCGGCGGCCGGGCGGCGGCTGTCGGGTGCCGCGATGGGGCTGATCGGGGCGGTGGGCGCACTGGGCGGGCTGGGCATCAACCTCGCCTTCCGGGAGGCGTTCGCCGCCACCGGCTCCGGGGCCGCGGCGTTCGCCGCGTTCCTGGTGTTCTACGTGGTGTGCGGGGCGGTCACCTGGGCGGTGTACGTACGCCGGCCGCGGCGCGGGGCGGCCGGCGCGGAGGTGGACGGGGCGGCGCCCCGGCCCGTGTACGCCGACGTCTGAAAGCCGTGCCCCGGGAGGCGCGTCCGTAACAGGAGGGAAATACTGGCGCACCGGGCCTGTCATGTGCCGTTGGCAGGCTCGAAACCTGGCGCGGTGCGCCGGAGCCGTGGCACCCGGGGGTTCCCCGGACGGGAGCGCCCGGCGCAACAGACCACTCGGGGCGGAGCGGAACGGACCGATGCACGATCAGCTGGAGCCTGCCGGGCAGGAGCGGCCCGGGGAGCCGGAGCGGGCGCTGCGCCCGTTGGACGGCTTCACCGTCGGGGTGACCGCGGCCCGTCGGGCGGAGGAGCTGGGCGCGTTGCTGGAGCGCCGGGGCGCCCACGTGGTGCACGCCCCGGCGCTGCGCATCGTGCCCCTGCCGGACGACGCCGAACTGCTCGACGTCACCCGTGCGCTGACCGAGGACCCGCCGGACGTGGTGGTGGCCACCACCGCCATCGGGTTCCGCGGCTGGATCGAGGCGGCGGAGGGCTGGGGGCTGGGCGAGGCGCTGCTGGGCCGGCTGACCGGCGCGGAGCTGCTGGCCCGCGGCCCGAAGGTGCGCGGCGCGATCCGGGCCGCCGGGCTGACCGAGAAGTGGTCGCCGGCCTCGGAGTCGATGGCCGAGGTCCTCGACCGGCTGCTGGCGCAGGGCGTCGCCGGACGGCGGGTCGCCGTTCAGCTGCACGGGGAGCCGCTGCCGGGGTTCGTCGAGGCGCTGCGGGCCGGTGGCGCGGAGGTGATCGGGGTGCCGGTGTACCGGTGGATGCCGCCGGCCGACCTCGGGCCGGTGGACCGGCTGTTGGACGCGGTGCTGGCGCGCGGCCTGGACGCGGTGACCTTCACCAGCGCGCCGGCCGCCGCGTCGCTGCTGCGCCGGGCCGCCGAGCGCGGCATCCAGCCGGAGCTGCTGGCCGCGCTCCGGCAGGACGTGCTGGTGGCGTGCGTGGGGCCGGTGACGGCGCTGCCGCTGGAGGCGCTGGACGTACCCACCCGGCAGCCGGAGCGCTTCCGGCTGGGGCCGCTGGTGCAGCTGCTGTGCCGGGAACTCCCGGGCCGGGTGCCGCCGTTGCCGGTCGCCGGGCGGCGGCTGGAGATCCGCGGCCGGGCCGCGGTGGTGGACGGCGGGCTGCGGCCGGTGCCGCCCGCCGGGATGGCGCTGCTGCGCGCCCTGGCCCGCCGCCCCGGCTGGGTGGTGGCCCGCGGCGAGCTGCTGCGGGCGCTGCCGGGCACGGGCCGGGACGAGCACGCGGTGGAGACCGCGGTGGCGCGGCTGCGGACGGCGCTGGGCGAGCCCCGGCTGATCCAGACGGTGGTCAAGCGCGGCTACCGGCTGGCGCTGGACGCCCCGGCGGACACCGAGAAGTACGGCGACGGCACGGCCTAGCCAGGGTCTGCCGCCACCTTCCCGTCCGTCCGCCCCGTCCTCCGTCCCGCGGCCCGTCCCGGCTCCCTCAGGCCGGGTTGGTCACCCGGATCTTGGACTGGCCGTGCGGCCGGGACTCCCAGTCCTCCATGAACCGCGCCTGGAGCCCGTGCTTGCGGGCCAGCCGCAGCAGGGTCTCGGTCCGGTAGTAGAAGTCCTCCCGCAGCACCTGGTGTTCGGTGCCCTCGGTGCGGTCGAAGGTGAAGTCGAAGAACCCGCCGGGCGCCAGGATCCGGCCGACGTGCGCCAGGCACTCGTCGATGACGTGGATCGGCGAGTGCGAGAAGACGCTGTGCGCGTGGACGACGTCGAAGTGCGCGGACGGCAGGAACTCCAGCTTGAGGTCCTGGGTGATCGTCAGGTGCGGGAGCTTGTCCTGGAGCTCGTAGGTCGTCAGGGTCTGCTTGGCGGCTATCAGGATGTCGGGCGAGATGTCGATGCCGTAGTAGTGGCCGGCGTCCAGGTGGGCGATGAAGCGCCAGCCGGCGCGCAGGTTGCCGCAGCCGATGTCGAGCATCCGGTGCCCGGGCCGCAGCCCGTGCTCCACCAGGTAGTCGAACTGCATCTCGCCCAGCGCCAGCCAGCGTTGGTGGCTGCGGCTGCCGACCGCGGCCTCCGGGTTGCGGCTGGTGTCGGAGGCCATCACCGCGCGGTAGTACGCGACGTGGTCG is a genomic window containing:
- the ftsX gene encoding permease-like cell division protein FtsX; protein product: MRAQFVLSEIGVGLRRNLTMTFAVIVSVALSLGLFGASLLMRDQVNTMKGYWYDKVNVSIFFCNKNDAETAANCAKGAATQQQKDDILAELHRLPLVQNVEHETSDQAYKHYKEQFGDTPVAGLVTPDQLPESFRVKLKDPTKFDVIKSAFSERPGVEQVQDQRDTVEPLFRLLDGMRYAALGVMGLMLVVALMLIVNTVRVSAFSRRRETGIMRLVGASSFYIQLPFIMEAAIAGLIGAVFACVLLVGGKYFMINQWLAKQIQVVNFIGWDAVLAVLPLVLLIGLLMPALAAFFALRKYLKV
- a CDS encoding S41 family peptidase; amino-acid sequence: MLGPCGYDRPRRIRRGAALTLFLAGVLAAGAATGTWDDAGDAAESVAHGRPAGDTAVDRPAVERAARAAAQAAGDGKSGAQAAADVVSRSGDRWSAVYTAGEFEDFQAQLDGTYVGVGLWVREQGGGRITVSRVRPDGPAARSGIAVGDRLDAVDGRPARGRPVTDVVARLRGDGPGGSGAPGTSVRLDLGRGARHWSVTLRRTRLHTRNVTVDRPYGADGPTRIKITAFAKGTGAAVRRAVRAADRRGGLLLDLRGNTGGLVTEAVATASVFLDGGLVATYDVDGSQRALYAERAGDTRIPLVLLVDGGTMSAAELLSGALQDRGRAVVVGSPTFGKGSVQMPSELPDGSVAELTVGHYRTPAGRAVDGAGITPDLLVEDHAEKRARTVLSGLGTGA
- the smpB gene encoding SsrA-binding protein SmpB — protein: MATKGKGKDKNDGRKLVAQHKKARHDYHILDTYECGLVLTGTEVKSLRQGRASLVDGFVQIDGGEAWLHNVHIPEYTQGTWTNHSARRKRKLLLHRVEIDKLEVKSQDSGHTIVPLSLYFKDGRAKVEIALAKGKKEWDKRQTLREQQDRRETDRAISAARRRQRA
- a CDS encoding DUF4232 domain-containing protein; its protein translation is MQRRSLLATTMAALALTVTAGLTVTGCGSGRMAALHGNCKTKGLSWKVTVLKAAPHSAHREAKLSVVNKGSQPCVFDGFPTFAVHVGKGPESDGKGQGRTMPIDLRRGGMVTTHLRYKDHGPGMTPADCLVSNDEAIVGAPRDRHQKLIKVRDEKGKKTRMNICEQTIWMGPPIEQNG
- a CDS encoding asparagine synthase-related protein is translated as MDFLVFPDHPVTDRLAARLPRTSATRTIAHLSGRPWIVGHWRREELVTARVGPRCAVLLGTTSATSDALARLLPRLRGLDDLAELRHELPGSYFLLACMGAEVRAQGSLSAVRRLHRTDLGGLTVLGSRPQDLAALAHTAAAAGLPGAPRTGTVDEEALAARLLAPGAPLPLALRTCWRAVHAVPPGHCAAHDPAGRYREVRWWHPPEPDLPLPEAAEAVREALSAAVHARTHRATLSADLSGSLDSTSLCFLAARDSTELITTAWEGRDPADDDPLWSAHSAYRLSRVRQEGRHLSLPYTDAPTWYTPPAQPAHTDPAGPLAAVRDAARLLHQARLVARFGSRMHLTGIGGDALFAPRPVALNSLARGDFREALRLARRARRLAPWTLRATVRTLLGGRCYPRWLATGADRIVPGARRRPDGTDWEDVPAMPPWAHPDAVATVRRLLREAAAAAPEPLDPLRAQHEVAAAAVRAGERVRGIDALTSAHGVVYEAPFLDDAVIEAALAVRLADRVPGGGEPVLAAAMRGLVPGPVLGRGSRRAHSAELHAGLRRNRRALAALCEDSHLAALGLIRPEALRPVLTSLQPDTGALRPLDPTLAAEFWLRARPAPPDHDAAPAPAARISAPAVEGG
- a CDS encoding nitrate/nitrite transporter — translated: MTAETAAATATATDGTRSTGGRVRKGRRWIERWDPEDETFWRESGERIARRNLVLSVLTEHIGFSVWSLWSVMVLFMGPEYGIDPAGKFFLVAVPTAVGAVLRVPYTFAVARFGGRNWTVFSALLLVVPTVAAAVVMVPGTPYGVFLAMAALAGVGGGNFASSMTNINAFYPLRKKGWALGLNAGGGNLGVPVVQLLGLLVIGTAGAAQPRIVLAVYVPLIVLAAVLAARFMDNLAPVANDTGAAVAAARERHTWVMALLYVGTFGSFIGYSFAFGLVLQSQFARTPLQAASLTFLGPLLGSLARPVGGWLADRYGGARITLGNFVAMGLATGVVLAASAVRSLPLFLAGFTALFLLTGLGNGATYKMIPGIFLARAVRRGLVGEAAAAAGRRLSGAAMGLIGAVGALGGLGINLAFREAFAATGSGAAAFAAFLVFYVVCGAVTWAVYVRRPRRGAAGAEVDGAAPRPVYADV
- a CDS encoding class I SAM-dependent methyltransferase — translated: MSPSPLLKNRASLTHKLGYAVRNPARIAPYVKRTARDTWLRLKHPDHVAYYRAVMASDTSRNPEAAVGSRSHQRWLALGEMQFDYLVEHGLRPGHRMLDIGCGNLRAGWRFIAHLDAGHYYGIDISPDILIAAKQTLTTYELQDKLPHLTITQDLKLEFLPSAHFDVVHAHSVFSHSPIHVIDECLAHVGRILAPGGFFDFTFDRTEGTEHQVLREDFYYRTETLLRLARKHGLQARFMEDWESRPHGQSKIRVTNPA
- a CDS encoding uroporphyrinogen-III synthase encodes the protein MHDQLEPAGQERPGEPERALRPLDGFTVGVTAARRAEELGALLERRGAHVVHAPALRIVPLPDDAELLDVTRALTEDPPDVVVATTAIGFRGWIEAAEGWGLGEALLGRLTGAELLARGPKVRGAIRAAGLTEKWSPASESMAEVLDRLLAQGVAGRRVAVQLHGEPLPGFVEALRAGGAEVIGVPVYRWMPPADLGPVDRLLDAVLARGLDAVTFTSAPAAASLLRRAAERGIQPELLAALRQDVLVACVGPVTALPLEALDVPTRQPERFRLGPLVQLLCRELPGRVPPLPVAGRRLEIRGRAAVVDGGLRPVPPAGMALLRALARRPGWVVARGELLRALPGTGRDEHAVETAVARLRTALGEPRLIQTVVKRGYRLALDAPADTEKYGDGTA
- the ftsE gene encoding cell division ATP-binding protein FtsE, encoding MIRFDNVSKTYPKQNRPALRDVSLEIERGEFVFLVGSSGSGKSTFLRLLLREERASHGAVHVLGKDLAKLSNWKVPQMRRQVGTVFQDFRLLPNKTVGQNVAFALEVIGRPRGQIRKTVPEVLELVGLGGKEDRMPGELSGGEQQRVAIARAFVNRPLLLIADEPTGNLDPQTSVGIMKLLDRINRTGTTVVMATHDQQIVDQMRKRVMELEKGRLVRDQSRGVYGYQH